The following are encoded together in the Phenylobacterium sp. NIBR 498073 genome:
- a CDS encoding serine hydrolase, whose protein sequence is MRTQLIALSALLSAATPALAAPPDCKALSAYSEARDGLSLLVLIDGRPVCEAYAQGAAATTPLPLYSGTKSLVALMAAAAVEDGHLSLDEPAADTLGEWRQDPVKSRVTLRQLLTMSSGLPSRIGEVPTYAVAVAAPFNAAPGERFQYGPAPYQAFGEVMRRKLEAGGQAPDPLAYLERRVLQPAGAVAAAWRRGPDGQAMMPQGAAMTARDWAKIGEQVRARRAAYRDLFMPSETNHAYAVGWWLPNPGPGAVTASTDLGDGGEAIPRDLVMAAGAGDQRLYVIASHKLVVVRQARLRAESRWSDAEFVRLILKDPIP, encoded by the coding sequence ATGCGCACGCAGCTGATCGCCCTCTCCGCCCTGTTGTCGGCCGCCACGCCGGCCCTGGCCGCGCCCCCCGACTGCAAGGCGCTCAGCGCCTACTCGGAGGCCCGTGACGGCCTGAGCCTCCTGGTCCTCATTGACGGCCGGCCGGTGTGCGAGGCCTACGCACAGGGCGCGGCCGCGACAACGCCGCTGCCGCTCTACTCCGGGACCAAGAGCCTCGTCGCGTTGATGGCCGCCGCAGCTGTCGAAGACGGACACTTGTCGCTCGATGAACCGGCGGCCGACACGCTAGGCGAATGGCGCCAGGACCCGGTCAAATCGCGCGTCACACTACGTCAACTGCTCACCATGTCGTCGGGCTTGCCCAGCCGGATCGGCGAAGTCCCAACCTATGCCGTAGCGGTCGCAGCACCGTTCAACGCCGCCCCCGGCGAGCGATTCCAGTACGGGCCCGCGCCATATCAGGCGTTCGGCGAGGTCATGCGCCGCAAGCTGGAGGCCGGCGGCCAGGCCCCCGATCCCCTCGCCTACTTGGAGCGCCGGGTCCTGCAGCCGGCGGGCGCGGTCGCAGCGGCCTGGCGGCGCGGTCCGGACGGCCAGGCCATGATGCCCCAGGGCGCGGCGATGACCGCGCGCGATTGGGCCAAGATCGGCGAGCAGGTGCGCGCTCGCCGCGCCGCCTATCGCGACCTCTTCATGCCCTCCGAGACCAACCACGCCTACGCCGTGGGCTGGTGGCTGCCCAATCCCGGCCCCGGGGCTGTCACGGCGAGTACCGACCTCGGAGATGGCGGCGAGGCCATTCCGCGCGACCTGGTGATGGCCGCGGGAGCCGGCGATCAGCGGCTCTACGTCATCGCCTCGCACAAGCTCGTCGTCGTCCGCCAAGCCCGCCTGCGCGCGGAGAGCCGCTGGTCGGATGCGGAGTTCGTCCGGCTCATCCTCAAAGACCCAATCCCATAA